A window of Chitinophaga sp. MM2321 contains these coding sequences:
- a CDS encoding SH3 domain-containing protein translates to MALQDKYKELIDAAQSSGTTNLKVSELDGVLHIDGVAPTGAVKDKLWDIYGKIDPNFLTGDVVMNINVATAVEGAKLEVITDSTNLNIRKGPGTDQPVVGKAAHGETVTLINKTNDQWWLIRTNGGAEGYSYSQYLKPVE, encoded by the coding sequence ATGGCATTACAGGATAAATACAAAGAGCTGATAGATGCAGCTCAGTCATCCGGTACAACGAACCTGAAAGTTAGTGAGCTGGACGGTGTACTCCATATAGATGGTGTGGCACCTACCGGCGCAGTAAAGGATAAGCTCTGGGATATCTACGGAAAAATTGATCCGAATTTCCTTACCGGCGATGTGGTGATGAACATCAATGTAGCCACCGCAGTAGAAGGCGCCAAGCTGGAAGTCATTACCGACTCTACCAATCTCAACATCCGTAAAGGACCTGGTACCGACCAACCCGTTGTAGGTAAAGCAGCACATGGTGAGACCGTAACATTGATCAATAAAACAAATGACCAGTGGTGGCTCATCCGTACCAATGGCGGCGCGGAAGGATACTCCTACTCACAGTATCTGAAACCTGTGGAATAA
- a CDS encoding BON domain-containing protein: MRLKQLTAIILVMGLSVMMACKGKPKDADILATVNASLSTIPGVTADVKDGVVTLSGTVTDDAAKSSAEDAAKAVKGVASVTNDITVAPPPPPPAPEVTADDALKTAVDAVVKDYPGIVANVQDGIITITGQETAAKWKKLKMALDALKPKKVDASGLKVK; this comes from the coding sequence ATGAGACTTAAACAACTCACCGCCATTATCCTCGTGATGGGCCTCTCTGTAATGATGGCCTGTAAAGGAAAACCTAAAGATGCAGACATCCTCGCTACCGTAAATGCATCGCTGAGTACGATTCCTGGCGTTACTGCGGATGTAAAAGATGGTGTAGTTACCCTTTCCGGTACCGTAACGGATGACGCAGCAAAATCATCCGCTGAAGATGCTGCTAAAGCTGTAAAAGGAGTAGCCAGTGTAACCAATGATATTACAGTTGCACCACCACCGCCACCCCCAGCCCCGGAAGTAACCGCAGACGATGCGCTTAAAACTGCTGTGGATGCTGTTGTTAAAGACTATCCGGGTATTGTTGCCAATGTCCAGGACGGTATCATCACCATCACTGGCCAGGAAACTGCTGCCAAATGGAAAAAACTCAAAATGGCTTTGGACGCATTAAAGCCTAAAAAAGTAGACGCTTCAGGGCTGAAAGTAAAATAA
- a CDS encoding VOC family protein, whose translation MFKQTKAFSTFSVNDVQKAKAFYQQTLGLEVVEENGMLQLHINGGNSIMIYPKPNHTPATFTVLNFPVPDVEKAVDQLHQQGVKFLQYEGDLKTDEKGIFRGGGPVIAWFTDPAGNILSVVETGQH comes from the coding sequence ATGTTTAAACAAACTAAAGCATTCAGCACATTTTCTGTAAATGATGTGCAGAAAGCAAAAGCGTTTTATCAGCAAACATTGGGACTCGAAGTTGTGGAAGAAAATGGAATGTTGCAGTTGCATATTAATGGCGGCAACAGTATCATGATTTATCCTAAACCCAATCATACACCCGCTACTTTTACCGTCCTTAACTTTCCGGTGCCGGATGTTGAGAAAGCTGTAGACCAGCTTCATCAGCAGGGCGTAAAATTTCTACAGTACGAAGGTGATCTGAAGACGGATGAAAAAGGGATCTTCCGCGGCGGAGGCCCGGTCATAGCATGGTTTACAGACCCCGCAGGAAATATTCTGTCTGTTGTAGAAACCGGTCAGCATTAA
- a CDS encoding SusC/RagA family TonB-linked outer membrane protein, with protein sequence MRKTKSCNGLPIVWLVLLCCFLPWKLAAQDQPFINGTVTDSLSGDPLPGVTVMIKSTTKGTVTNNQGQFKLPADHAAVLVFSSVGYVRKEMPAGSGSLSVMLTPNNATLKDVVVVGYGTMEKRELTSSITSLKSKDIIPGMMANPLMAVQGKVTGLNTVSSNGTDPNASVSVQLRGANSVKASMGPLIVIDGVPGGDINTVAREDIQSIDVLKDASAAAIYGTRASGGVVLITTKSAKAGAVSLSYSGELSTETVRRRAEVLSPEEFVAAGLGEDLGHKTDWFKTITRSTPISQRHVVNISGGSESAKVYATLFSRNSEGIAIGANKKEIGGRLNVHFKTLDDKLEIIGHSSYSSVDADVTNIYDRDNNNNSGIFNMALKLNPTQTPYDPEDVTGYNVWTGGYDYWNPLADVKLRSNKTQYKYMLADVTLKLNLTKDLFTSVMVATNNSTEQPISWRSAQHKTSRETGVYGYAKQEYKKWWDKTLEWLVSYNKQFGQHSIKAVAGYSFQEFNGQGFWAENQDFPIDGLKENDMGSGNFLSDGRAGLGSWRNSRERLIAFFGRANYSYKDRYLLSASARQEGSSKFAPAKRWGTFPAISAGWRISAEPFMRPVTFVNELKLRAGYGITGNAGFDPGTAMRMYGRDTWWLVDGRWVSTYGLAHNQNVNLEWEKKKEINIGVDFSLFDNRLSGKVDVYQRTSDDMIYDISVSQPPAIHDKTTMNVGSLRNRGIEAELTWNAIQRNNWSYSSTLRGAHNKNTLVTLWGSQTWWDRKSFPAPGSPGSAVRLAPGEDIGQFYLWKSAGFSKEGNWLLYDKDGKVFDVSQQSKSLQDKRFVGNAIPKVILSWDHAFSYKNFDLNLYMRGWFGYDVFNMINMYYSLPNVKEQNVLKSAFEEHKNIKGEKELTDYWLEKGNFVKIDVITLGYRFDTERLKYIKNLRLYLSGRDLFTITRYSGLDPEVDINGLEPGFEGLNVYPKTRSFTFGVQANF encoded by the coding sequence ATGAGAAAAACCAAATCCTGCAATGGGCTACCCATTGTGTGGCTGGTGCTGCTTTGCTGTTTCCTCCCATGGAAGCTGGCAGCACAGGATCAGCCATTTATTAATGGTACCGTTACCGATTCCCTCAGCGGAGATCCATTACCCGGCGTAACGGTCATGATTAAAAGCACGACCAAAGGAACGGTCACCAACAACCAGGGCCAGTTCAAATTACCAGCAGACCATGCTGCCGTACTTGTTTTTTCTTCCGTCGGTTATGTCAGAAAGGAAATGCCTGCCGGCAGCGGTTCACTCAGTGTGATGCTCACTCCCAATAACGCTACGCTCAAAGATGTGGTGGTAGTGGGTTACGGAACCATGGAAAAAAGAGAACTGACCAGCTCTATCACTTCTCTCAAAAGTAAAGACATCATACCGGGTATGATGGCCAATCCGCTGATGGCCGTACAAGGCAAGGTAACGGGACTGAATACGGTGTCCAGCAACGGTACCGATCCTAACGCCAGTGTATCGGTTCAACTGCGCGGCGCCAACTCCGTAAAGGCTTCCATGGGGCCGCTCATCGTGATCGATGGGGTGCCCGGTGGCGATATCAATACGGTAGCGAGGGAAGACATCCAGTCTATTGATGTGCTGAAAGACGCTTCTGCTGCGGCGATATACGGCACCCGCGCTTCCGGTGGCGTTGTCCTCATCACCACCAAAAGCGCGAAAGCAGGTGCGGTGAGCCTTTCCTATTCCGGCGAACTCTCCACTGAAACCGTACGCCGCCGCGCGGAAGTACTCAGCCCGGAAGAATTTGTAGCCGCCGGACTGGGAGAAGATCTCGGGCATAAAACCGACTGGTTTAAAACCATCACAAGAAGTACACCCATCAGCCAACGGCATGTGGTAAACATCTCCGGCGGTAGTGAATCAGCCAAAGTATATGCGACCCTTTTCAGCCGTAACTCGGAAGGGATCGCTATCGGCGCCAACAAGAAAGAAATTGGCGGCCGTCTCAACGTACACTTCAAAACACTCGATGATAAACTGGAAATAATAGGCCATAGCAGCTACTCCAGTGTAGATGCGGATGTGACCAATATTTATGACCGCGACAACAACAACAATTCCGGCATCTTTAACATGGCGCTGAAACTGAATCCCACCCAAACACCGTACGACCCGGAAGATGTAACCGGCTACAATGTGTGGACAGGAGGCTACGATTACTGGAACCCGCTGGCAGACGTAAAACTGCGCAGTAATAAAACCCAGTATAAATATATGCTGGCAGATGTGACGTTGAAACTGAATCTCACCAAAGACCTCTTTACTTCTGTGATGGTGGCCACCAATAATTCTACCGAGCAACCTATTTCATGGCGCTCCGCACAGCATAAGACCTCACGGGAAACCGGCGTATATGGGTATGCTAAACAGGAGTATAAAAAATGGTGGGATAAAACCCTGGAGTGGTTGGTGTCTTACAACAAACAGTTTGGTCAGCACAGCATTAAAGCCGTTGCTGGTTATAGCTTCCAGGAGTTCAATGGACAGGGTTTCTGGGCAGAGAACCAGGACTTCCCGATAGACGGCCTGAAAGAAAATGATATGGGCTCCGGCAACTTCCTCTCGGATGGCCGCGCAGGACTTGGTTCGTGGAGGAACTCACGGGAACGCCTCATCGCTTTTTTCGGCAGGGCTAACTATTCCTATAAAGACCGTTACCTGCTTTCTGCCAGCGCCCGGCAGGAAGGGTCGTCGAAATTTGCACCGGCCAAACGCTGGGGTACTTTCCCCGCTATCTCTGCCGGCTGGCGTATTTCAGCGGAACCATTTATGCGCCCTGTTACTTTCGTCAATGAACTGAAACTGCGCGCGGGTTACGGTATTACCGGCAATGCCGGATTTGATCCAGGCACTGCCATGCGCATGTATGGACGCGATACCTGGTGGCTTGTAGATGGCCGCTGGGTGTCTACCTACGGACTGGCACACAACCAGAATGTAAACCTGGAATGGGAAAAAAAGAAGGAAATTAATATAGGCGTTGACTTTAGCCTGTTCGATAACCGGTTAAGCGGTAAAGTAGATGTTTATCAACGTACCAGCGATGATATGATCTATGATATATCTGTATCACAGCCACCGGCTATCCACGACAAAACCACCATGAATGTGGGCAGTCTGCGCAACAGGGGCATCGAAGCAGAACTTACCTGGAATGCCATACAACGCAATAACTGGAGTTATTCATCCACGCTGCGTGGCGCACATAATAAAAATACACTGGTAACCTTATGGGGTAGTCAAACCTGGTGGGATAGAAAATCTTTCCCGGCACCCGGCTCTCCCGGCTCCGCCGTACGACTAGCGCCAGGAGAAGATATCGGACAGTTCTACCTGTGGAAGTCTGCCGGTTTCTCTAAAGAAGGCAACTGGTTGCTATACGATAAGGACGGTAAGGTATTCGATGTATCACAGCAGTCGAAATCGTTACAGGATAAAAGATTTGTCGGCAATGCCATTCCCAAGGTTATCCTTAGCTGGGATCATGCTTTCTCTTACAAAAACTTTGACCTGAACCTGTATATGCGCGGTTGGTTTGGCTATGATGTGTTCAATATGATCAACATGTACTACAGCTTACCAAATGTGAAAGAGCAGAATGTGTTGAAGTCTGCCTTCGAAGAACACAAGAATATTAAAGGGGAAAAAGAGCTGACCGACTACTGGCTGGAAAAAGGAAATTTTGTGAAGATAGACGTCATCACGCTGGGGTACCGGTTTGATACAGAACGCCTGAAGTACATCAAAAACCTGCGCCTGTACCTGAGTGGCCGCGACCTGTTTACCATCACCAGGTATTCCGGTCTTGATCCTGAAGTGGACATCAATGGTCTTGAACCGGGTTTTGAAGGATTGAATGTCTATCCCAAAACACGCAGCTTCACCTTTGGCGTGCAAGCTAATTTCTAA
- a CDS encoding RagB/SusD family nutrient uptake outer membrane protein, translating into MKAFINYILLVVCITTFQACTNLDEVWYDKVVPETFFKSEADIKAALYRPFTHARWYVVNDRWRAQELTADQFAVTTKGPHWYDGGAFERYHYHKWTMEDGWIWETWRGTLMGIALALDTKQDLNKLDYGQFKLTQADKDAHVNQLNTLIGYFYMRGLDFFGGLPVFDSLNEENLPRNTDVETFDHVEQLFKGAIDKLPVKAAGEAEEGAIRQAAAVAMLAELYFNAEAYIRKPMYAECAKLCEEIIAGKYGSYQLDASWNGAFNFTNDKSPEIIWSMPSQFNKLQYDWFYGDFYHYNSRVYFGVDMGASNGIHLQPSRRPDSTLYKTAFKLGSPYEKFNDKDLRKHPYVYTGSGNYTGMFLTGKQISPVTGDNCVGTQEYKDKLLVLDDRVGRFSEVGPGKKYASVSQLPSKISEGEENTGVRLVKVPIPPDSEKSLRWGADQPVIRLTEIYYMLAECKWRSGDHNGAANLINQVRKRNFENGLDPDPATAANLDEYRMLDEWGIEFLGEGRRRTDLIRWNKFVTEPWWDHQPGNNKFLNRFPVPLQAISGNNNLQQNEGY; encoded by the coding sequence ATGAAAGCATTCATTAATTATATATTACTAGTGGTCTGTATCACTACCTTCCAGGCCTGTACGAACCTCGATGAGGTATGGTACGATAAAGTAGTGCCGGAAACTTTTTTTAAGAGTGAAGCCGATATCAAAGCGGCTTTGTATCGTCCGTTTACCCATGCCCGTTGGTATGTGGTCAATGACCGCTGGCGGGCGCAGGAGCTTACTGCCGACCAGTTTGCTGTTACTACCAAAGGACCGCATTGGTATGATGGCGGCGCCTTCGAACGTTATCACTATCATAAATGGACCATGGAAGATGGATGGATCTGGGAAACATGGAGAGGTACACTCATGGGAATAGCCTTGGCACTGGATACGAAGCAGGACCTGAATAAGCTGGACTATGGCCAGTTTAAGCTCACACAGGCCGACAAGGATGCGCATGTAAACCAGTTGAATACGCTCATCGGCTATTTTTATATGCGGGGACTTGATTTCTTTGGTGGACTACCGGTGTTTGATTCACTGAATGAAGAAAACCTTCCCCGTAATACGGATGTGGAAACCTTTGATCATGTGGAACAGCTGTTTAAAGGGGCTATAGATAAACTGCCCGTTAAAGCAGCCGGAGAGGCGGAAGAAGGCGCTATCAGGCAGGCGGCGGCCGTGGCCATGCTGGCGGAGCTGTATTTTAATGCGGAGGCTTATATCCGCAAACCGATGTATGCCGAATGTGCAAAGCTGTGTGAAGAGATCATTGCCGGAAAGTATGGCAGCTATCAACTGGATGCCAGCTGGAACGGCGCCTTTAATTTCACAAACGACAAATCACCTGAGATCATCTGGTCCATGCCCTCCCAGTTCAATAAACTGCAATACGACTGGTTCTACGGCGATTTTTATCACTATAATTCGAGGGTCTATTTCGGGGTAGATATGGGCGCCAGCAATGGCATTCATTTGCAGCCTTCCCGGAGGCCGGATAGCACGTTGTATAAAACGGCTTTTAAACTGGGATCTCCCTATGAAAAATTTAATGATAAAGATCTGCGCAAACATCCTTACGTATACACTGGTAGCGGCAATTATACAGGTATGTTCCTCACAGGCAAACAGATTTCGCCGGTTACAGGAGATAATTGTGTAGGCACACAGGAGTACAAAGACAAGCTACTCGTGCTGGATGACAGGGTAGGGCGGTTTTCGGAAGTAGGCCCCGGCAAAAAATATGCATCTGTTTCACAACTACCATCAAAAATATCTGAGGGAGAAGAAAATACAGGTGTGCGCCTGGTAAAGGTTCCTATCCCGCCGGATAGCGAAAAATCATTGCGCTGGGGTGCTGACCAGCCCGTAATCAGGCTCACAGAAATATACTATATGCTGGCTGAATGTAAATGGCGTAGCGGTGATCATAACGGTGCGGCTAACCTGATCAACCAGGTGCGCAAACGTAACTTTGAAAACGGCCTGGACCCCGATCCCGCTACGGCTGCTAACCTCGATGAATACAGGATGCTGGACGAATGGGGCATCGAATTCCTGGGAGAAGGCAGGCGGCGCACTGACCTTATCCGGTGGAATAAATTTGTAACCGAACCCTGGTGGGATCATCAACCCGGTAACAATAAATTTCTGAATCGTTTCCCGGTACCCTTGCAAGCTATCTCCGGTAATAATAATTTACAACAGAATGAAGGCTATTAA